One window from the genome of Pseudomonas fluorescens encodes:
- a CDS encoding PepSY domain-containing protein, which produces MLKKTLFQLHWFFGISAGLVLALMGVTGAVVSFQDEILRALNPQVLTVEKQPAGVLPPAELVEQIEAASGKTVALLWVETDSGNAARVIFAAPPGEKRDAMRYFDPYTAQFMGEVTGQDFFGLMLRLHRVLTLDDVGRQITGACTLILVFFCLSGLYLRWPRQWKSWRAWLTLDWGKKGRSFNWDLHSVAGTWCLVFYLLAALTGLTWSYDWYNKGVTRLLSDAPEEERVRNRGPAPSGPLPVADYRAMWSSIYSAAGPGLSAYNVRMPPVAGQPATVFYLLKNSPHDRALNQLILDPATGVISRHSRYSDKSLKAQLLTSVYALHIGSYFGLVGRILVTVAALTMPLFFITGWLLYLDRRRKKRQARNARQALSANPTDAPAWLIGFASQSGFAERLAWQTAGQLQAAGLPVKVQPLAGVSEQDLNIATHALFVVSTFGDGEGPDSARGFERKVLGQALSLERLQYSVLGLGDRQYEHFCGFARRLHAWLAEHGGKTLFAPVEVDSGDPYALRHWQQQLAELTGQAPADTWQAPSFENWTLSQRTLLNPDSSGSGVYLLGLTAPGPSSWLAGDLVEILPRNDLWAIEHFLDGLGLSGQARVQVDGLSQSLNQALATRQLPENRAHLVGLHAQALVEALAPLAMREYSIASIPADGVLELIVRQERHIDGSLGVGSGWLTEHAPLGSAISLRLRRNSSFHLPPQGVPMILLGNGTGLAGLRSLLKARVTEGMQRNWLLFGERNREHDFHCRDELQEWVTSGDLERLDLAFSRDQKQKIYVQDRLLESAALLKQWVADGAAIYVCGSLQGMASGVDHVLNNVLGREEVERLIEQGRYRRDVY; this is translated from the coding sequence GTGTTGAAGAAAACCCTGTTCCAGTTGCACTGGTTTTTCGGCATCAGTGCCGGGCTGGTCCTGGCGTTGATGGGCGTTACCGGGGCAGTGGTGTCGTTTCAGGATGAAATCCTGCGGGCCTTGAACCCGCAGGTGCTGACGGTCGAGAAGCAACCGGCCGGTGTGTTGCCGCCCGCCGAACTGGTGGAGCAGATCGAAGCCGCCTCCGGCAAGACCGTCGCCCTGCTCTGGGTCGAGACCGACAGCGGCAACGCCGCGCGGGTGATCTTCGCGGCGCCGCCCGGGGAAAAACGTGATGCCATGCGCTATTTCGACCCCTACACCGCACAGTTCATGGGTGAGGTGACCGGCCAGGATTTCTTTGGCCTGATGCTCAGGCTGCACCGCGTCTTGACCCTGGATGACGTGGGCCGGCAAATCACCGGGGCCTGCACGCTGATCCTGGTGTTCTTTTGTCTGTCCGGGCTGTACCTGCGTTGGCCGCGCCAATGGAAAAGCTGGCGCGCCTGGCTGACCCTCGACTGGGGGAAAAAAGGTCGCAGCTTCAATTGGGACCTGCACTCGGTGGCGGGTACCTGGTGCCTGGTGTTCTATCTGCTGGCGGCACTGACCGGCCTGACCTGGTCCTACGACTGGTACAACAAAGGCGTGACCCGCCTGCTTTCCGACGCGCCGGAAGAGGAACGGGTGCGCAATCGTGGCCCGGCACCCAGCGGCCCACTGCCCGTGGCCGATTACCGGGCCATGTGGAGCAGCATCTACAGCGCCGCAGGCCCCGGCCTGTCCGCCTACAACGTGCGCATGCCGCCCGTGGCCGGGCAGCCGGCGACCGTGTTCTACCTGCTGAAAAACTCACCTCACGACCGGGCGCTGAACCAGCTCATCCTCGACCCGGCCACCGGCGTCATCAGCCGGCATAGCCGCTACAGCGACAAGAGCCTCAAGGCGCAGTTGCTGACCAGTGTCTATGCCCTGCATATCGGCAGCTACTTCGGCCTGGTCGGGCGGATCCTGGTGACCGTCGCCGCGCTGACCATGCCGCTGTTCTTCATCACCGGCTGGTTGCTGTACCTGGACCGCCGCCGCAAGAAACGCCAGGCCAGAAACGCCCGTCAGGCCCTGAGCGCCAACCCGACCGATGCGCCGGCCTGGCTGATCGGTTTCGCCAGCCAAAGCGGTTTCGCCGAGCGACTGGCCTGGCAGACTGCCGGCCAACTCCAGGCCGCCGGCTTGCCGGTGAAGGTCCAGCCATTGGCCGGTGTTAGCGAGCAGGACCTGAACATCGCCACCCACGCGCTGTTTGTGGTCAGCACTTTTGGCGACGGCGAAGGACCGGACAGTGCCCGCGGCTTCGAACGCAAGGTGCTGGGCCAGGCCTTGAGCCTGGAGCGCTTGCAGTATTCGGTGCTCGGCCTGGGCGACCGGCAATATGAACACTTCTGCGGTTTCGCCCGGCGCCTGCACGCCTGGCTGGCGGAGCACGGCGGCAAGACCCTGTTCGCGCCGGTGGAAGTCGACAGCGGCGACCCTTACGCCCTGCGTCACTGGCAACAACAACTGGCCGAACTGACCGGACAGGCGCCTGCCGACACCTGGCAGGCCCCCAGTTTTGAAAACTGGACCCTCAGCCAACGCACCCTGCTCAACCCCGACAGTAGCGGCTCGGGCGTGTACCTGCTGGGCCTCACCGCCCCCGGGCCGAGCAGTTGGCTGGCCGGTGACCTGGTGGAAATCCTGCCGCGCAATGACCTCTGGGCCATCGAGCATTTCCTCGATGGTCTCGGCCTGTCCGGCCAGGCGCGCGTGCAAGTCGACGGCCTGTCCCAGAGCCTCAATCAGGCCCTGGCGACCCGCCAGTTGCCGGAAAACCGCGCCCACCTGGTCGGCCTGCATGCCCAGGCGCTGGTGGAGGCACTGGCACCGCTGGCGATGCGCGAATACTCCATCGCCTCGATCCCGGCCGACGGCGTGCTGGAGCTGATCGTGCGCCAGGAACGTCACATCGACGGCAGCCTCGGCGTCGGCTCCGGCTGGCTGACCGAACACGCACCACTGGGCAGCGCCATCAGCCTGCGGCTGCGCCGCAACAGCAGCTTCCATCTGCCGCCCCAGGGCGTGCCGATGATCCTGCTGGGCAACGGCACCGGCCTGGCGGGCCTGCGCAGCCTGCTCAAGGCACGCGTCACCGAGGGCATGCAGCGCAACTGGCTGCTGTTTGGCGAGCGCAACCGCGAACACGATTTCCACTGCCGCGATGAGTTGCAGGAATGGGTGACCTCCGGCGACCTGGAACGCCTGGACCTGGCCTTCTCCCGGGATCAGAAGCAGAAAATCTACGTCCAGGACCGTCTGCTGGAATCGGCCGCGCTGCTCAAGCAATGGGTGGCCGACGGCGCGGCGATCTATGTCTGCGGCAGCTTGCAGGGCATGGCATCCGGGGTGGATCACGTGCTCAACAACGTGCTGGGGCGCGAGGAAGTGGAGCGACTGATCGAGCAGGGGCGGTATCGGCGGGATGTCTACTGA
- a CDS encoding alkaline phosphatase D family protein, whose amino-acid sequence MSEFDLGRRRVMQAVGAGLLLPGLAPAVMASVKDRPVLTDGVQSGDLQGDRAMIWSRSDRPARMVVEWDTRSKLANPRRFVSPMADARSDFTARVELTGLPRDQAIFYRVHFEDAQSGVASEPWLGHLRSVPQFKRNIRFVWSGDTVGQGFGINPDIGGMRIYEAMRLRLPDFFIHSGDTIYADGPVPAQITAEGGRIWRNLTTDAKSKVAETLDEYRGNYRYNLMDENVRRFNAEVPQIWQWDDHEVVNNWSPGKQLDERYQTKDIHSLVGRARQAWLEYAPMRRQKADGGGRIYRKLGYGPLLDVFVLDMRSYREANDANLGAAKPFLGREQLNWLKRELKQSRAQWKVIAADMPIGLGVPDGEVSPGVPRWEAVANGDPGAAQGRELEIAELLGYLRKHQVRNYVWLTADVHYCAAHHYHPEYAAFQDFEPFWEFVAGPLNAGSFGPNALDKTFGPEVVFQKAPPAQNTSPFAGYQFFGEVNIDGPSGEMSVVLRDLEGVAVFEKKLQPV is encoded by the coding sequence ATGAGCGAATTCGACCTGGGCCGTCGTCGGGTGATGCAAGCCGTGGGGGCGGGGTTGTTGTTGCCGGGGCTGGCGCCGGCGGTGATGGCTTCGGTCAAGGATCGTCCGGTGCTCACCGACGGTGTGCAGTCTGGCGACTTGCAGGGCGACCGGGCGATGATCTGGAGCCGCAGCGACCGTCCGGCGCGGATGGTGGTGGAGTGGGACACCCGCAGCAAGTTAGCCAATCCCCGTCGCTTCGTCTCGCCCATGGCCGACGCCCGCAGTGATTTCACCGCCCGGGTCGAACTCACCGGGCTGCCCCGTGACCAGGCGATTTTCTACCGTGTGCACTTCGAAGACGCCCAAAGCGGGGTTGCCAGCGAACCCTGGCTCGGCCACCTGCGCAGCGTGCCGCAGTTCAAGCGCAACATCCGTTTTGTCTGGAGTGGCGACACCGTTGGCCAGGGTTTCGGGATCAACCCGGACATCGGCGGCATGCGCATCTACGAAGCCATGCGCCTGCGCCTGCCGGATTTCTTTATCCACAGCGGCGACACCATCTACGCCGACGGCCCGGTGCCGGCGCAAATCACTGCCGAGGGTGGGCGCATCTGGCGTAATCTCACCACCGACGCCAAGAGCAAGGTCGCCGAAACCCTGGATGAGTATCGCGGCAACTATCGCTACAACCTGATGGACGAAAACGTACGCCGCTTCAATGCCGAAGTGCCACAGATCTGGCAGTGGGACGACCATGAGGTGGTCAACAACTGGTCGCCGGGCAAGCAACTGGACGAGCGTTACCAGACCAAGGATATCCACAGCCTGGTGGGGCGCGCGCGACAGGCCTGGCTGGAATACGCACCGATGCGCCGGCAAAAGGCCGACGGCGGCGGGCGGATCTACCGCAAGCTCGGTTACGGGCCGCTGCTGGATGTGTTCGTGCTGGACATGCGCAGTTACCGCGAAGCCAACGACGCCAACCTCGGCGCGGCCAAACCGTTCCTGGGGCGTGAGCAATTGAATTGGCTCAAGCGCGAGTTGAAGCAATCCCGCGCCCAGTGGAAAGTCATCGCCGCCGACATGCCCATTGGCCTGGGTGTGCCGGATGGCGAGGTCAGCCCCGGCGTGCCGCGTTGGGAAGCGGTCGCCAACGGTGACCCGGGCGCGGCCCAGGGGCGTGAACTGGAAATCGCCGAACTGTTGGGTTACCTGCGCAAGCATCAGGTGCGCAACTACGTCTGGCTCACCGCCGACGTCCACTATTGCGCCGCCCATCACTACCACCCCGAATACGCCGCGTTCCAGGATTTCGAACCGTTCTGGGAGTTCGTCGCCGGGCCATTGAACGCCGGCAGCTTCGGGCCCAACGCCCTGGACAAGACCTTCGGCCCGGAGGTGGTGTTCCAGAAAGCGCCCCCGGCCCAGAACACCTCGCCGTTCGCCGGGTATCAATTCTTTGGCGAGGTGAACATCGATGGGCCGAGCGGGGAGATGAGCGTGGTGTTGCGGGATCTGGAAGGGGTGGCGGTGTTCGAGAAGAAGTTGCAGCCCGTGTGA
- a CDS encoding PTS fructose-like transporter subunit IIB, protein MKLAIVTACPNGMVTSVLCARLLDAAAQRQGWSTSVEVHDAAHPERQLSAATLEAAEWVLLVASGPVDLSRFVGKRVFRSTPALALQDVDAVLRRGAVEAEVLGEADASAQVPAASAERAPRLVAITACPTGVAHTFMAAEALQQAATKLGYDLQVETQGSVGARNPLSAEAIAEADVVLLATDIEVATERFAGKKIYRCGTGIALKQAEATLNKALVEARQESASSGASAPAKSEKTGAYKHLLTGVSFMLPMVVAGGLMIALSFVFGIEAFKEPGTLAAALMQIGGETAFKLMVPLLAGYIAYSIADRPGLAPGMIGGMLASTLGAGFIGGIIAGFLAGYAAKAISRYARLPQSLEALKPILIIPLLASLFTGLVMIYIVGKPVAGMLEALTHFLDSMGTTNAILLGVLLGAMMCVDLGGPINKAAYAFSVGLLASQSYAPMAAAMAAGMVPPIGLGIATFIARRKFAQTEREAGKAALVLGLCFISEGAIPFAAKDPLRVIPASIAGGALTGALSMYFGCKLMAPHGGLFVMLIPNAINHALLYLLAIVAGSLLTAVAYALLKRPEVVEMALEPAKA, encoded by the coding sequence ATGAAACTAGCCATTGTGACGGCCTGCCCGAACGGCATGGTTACCAGTGTGTTGTGCGCCCGCCTGCTGGACGCCGCGGCGCAGCGCCAGGGTTGGAGCACCAGCGTCGAGGTCCATGACGCGGCCCATCCGGAACGCCAGTTGTCGGCGGCGACTCTTGAAGCGGCGGAGTGGGTGTTGCTGGTCGCCAGCGGCCCGGTGGACCTGTCGCGGTTCGTCGGCAAGCGGGTGTTCCGCAGCACACCGGCCCTGGCCCTCCAGGACGTTGATGCGGTGCTGCGTCGTGGCGCCGTAGAGGCTGAGGTTCTGGGCGAGGCAGACGCGTCCGCGCAAGTGCCGGCGGCGTCGGCCGAGCGTGCCCCGCGGCTGGTCGCCATCACCGCATGCCCAACAGGCGTTGCCCATACCTTCATGGCCGCCGAGGCCTTGCAGCAGGCGGCGACGAAGCTTGGCTATGACCTGCAAGTGGAAACCCAGGGTTCGGTGGGGGCGCGCAACCCGTTGAGCGCCGAGGCCATCGCCGAAGCGGACGTGGTGCTGCTGGCGACCGACATTGAAGTCGCCACCGAGCGGTTTGCCGGCAAGAAGATCTACCGTTGCGGCACGGGCATCGCCTTGAAACAGGCCGAAGCGACGCTGAACAAAGCGCTGGTCGAAGCTCGCCAGGAAAGTGCGTCGAGCGGCGCGAGCGCCCCGGCCAAGTCGGAGAAGACCGGCGCCTACAAGCACCTGCTGACGGGCGTGTCGTTCATGCTGCCGATGGTGGTGGCCGGTGGTTTGATGATCGCCTTGTCGTTCGTGTTCGGCATCGAGGCCTTCAAGGAGCCTGGAACCCTGGCGGCCGCGCTGATGCAGATCGGCGGCGAGACCGCGTTCAAGTTGATGGTGCCGTTGCTGGCCGGCTACATCGCCTATTCCATCGCCGACCGGCCAGGCCTGGCGCCCGGCATGATCGGCGGGATGCTGGCGAGTACCCTGGGCGCCGGTTTCATTGGCGGGATCATCGCCGGTTTCCTGGCCGGTTACGCGGCCAAGGCGATCAGCCGCTACGCGCGTTTGCCCCAGAGCCTGGAAGCGCTCAAGCCGATCCTGATCATCCCGCTGCTGGCGAGCCTGTTCACCGGCCTGGTGATGATCTACATCGTCGGCAAACCGGTGGCGGGCATGCTCGAAGCCTTGACCCACTTCCTCGACAGCATGGGCACCACCAACGCGATCCTGTTGGGGGTGCTGCTGGGGGCGATGATGTGCGTCGACCTCGGCGGACCGATCAACAAGGCCGCCTATGCGTTTTCGGTGGGGCTGCTGGCTTCGCAGAGTTATGCACCGATGGCCGCGGCCATGGCTGCCGGCATGGTGCCGCCCATTGGCCTGGGCATCGCCACGTTCATCGCCCGGCGCAAATTTGCCCAGACCGAGCGCGAGGCCGGTAAAGCGGCACTGGTGCTGGGACTGTGCTTCATCTCCGAAGGCGCGATCCCGTTCGCGGCCAAGGATCCGCTGCGGGTGATCCCGGCGAGTATCGCCGGCGGTGCGCTGACCGGTGCGCTGTCGATGTACTTCGGCTGCAAGCTCATGGCCCCCCACGGCGGCCTGTTCGTGATGCTGATCCCCAACGCCATCAACCATGCGTTGTTGTACTTGCTGGCGATCGTGGCGGGGAGCCTGCTGACGGCGGTGGCGTACGCGCTGCTCAAGCGGCCTGAGGTGGTGGAGATGGCGTTGGAGCCGGCCAAGGCCTGA
- the pfkB gene encoding 1-phosphofructokinase → MAKILTLTLNPALDLTVELARLEPGQVNRSDAMHAHAAGKGVNVAQVLADLGHTLTVSGFLGEDNAQVFETLFAQRGFVDAFIRVPGETRSNIKLAEQDGRITDLNGPGPMVDAAAQQALLARLEQIAPGHDVVVVAGSLPRGVSPQWLQALIARMKALGLNVALDTSGEALRVALAAGPWLIKPNTEELADALGCEVVSETAQAQAAQRLHAQGIEHVVISHGADGVNWFSVGAALHASPPKVSVASTVGAGDSLLAGMLHGLLSADTPEQTLRTATAIAAMAVTQIGFGIHDTALLASLEQGVRVRPLTEQ, encoded by the coding sequence ATGGCGAAGATTCTAACCCTGACCCTCAACCCGGCGCTCGACCTCACGGTAGAGTTGGCGCGCCTGGAGCCGGGCCAGGTCAACCGCAGCGACGCCATGCATGCCCACGCCGCAGGCAAGGGCGTGAACGTGGCCCAGGTGTTGGCCGATCTGGGTCATACGCTGACGGTCAGTGGCTTTCTGGGTGAAGACAATGCCCAGGTGTTCGAGACGCTGTTCGCCCAACGGGGTTTTGTCGACGCCTTTATCCGTGTCCCCGGCGAGACCCGCAGCAATATCAAGCTGGCCGAGCAGGACGGTCGCATCACTGACCTCAACGGGCCGGGCCCGATGGTCGATGCCGCCGCACAGCAGGCCTTGCTGGCGCGATTGGAGCAGATCGCCCCCGGCCACGACGTGGTCGTGGTGGCGGGCAGCTTGCCCCGGGGCGTCAGCCCGCAGTGGTTGCAGGCATTGATCGCACGCATGAAGGCACTCGGTCTTAACGTGGCCCTCGACACCAGTGGCGAAGCCTTGCGCGTTGCCCTGGCGGCGGGGCCGTGGCTGATCAAGCCGAACACCGAAGAACTGGCCGATGCGCTGGGGTGCGAGGTGGTGAGCGAAACGGCTCAGGCGCAAGCGGCGCAGCGCCTGCATGCCCAGGGTATCGAGCATGTGGTGATTTCCCACGGTGCCGATGGCGTGAACTGGTTCAGTGTCGGTGCGGCGCTGCATGCCTCGCCGCCCAAGGTCAGCGTCGCCAGCACCGTCGGGGCCGGGGACTCGCTGCTGGCGGGCATGCTCCATGGCCTGCTCAGCGCCGACACCCCGGAACAGACACTGCGCACTGCCACGGCCATCGCCGCCATGGCGGTCACGCAGATCGGTTTTGGCATCCACGACACCGCGTTGCTGGCGTCGCTTGAACAGGGCGTGCGCGTGCGCCCCCTGACAGAACAATAA
- the ptsP gene encoding phosphoenolpyruvate--protein phosphotransferase yields the protein MLELTLEQISMAQTAVDKDAALQLLADKLVADGLVAEGYLAGLQAREAQGSTFLGQGIAIPHGTPQTRDLVYSTGVRLLQFPEGVDWGDGQIVYLAIGIAAKSDEHLRLLQLLTRALGETDLGQALRRAGSAEALLKLLQGAPQELALDAQMIGLGVSADDFEELVWRGARLLRQADCVSNGFAGVLQQVDALPLGDGLWWLHSEQTVKRPGLAFVTPDKPIRYLGQPLSGLFCLASLGEAHQALLERLCALLIEGRGHELGRATSSRKVLEVLGGELPADWPSARIGLANAHGLHARPAKILAQLAKSFDGEIRVRIVDGQDSAVSAKSLSKLLSLGARRGQVLEFIAEPSIANDALPALLAAIEEGLGEEVEPLPPPSAPRETVMAEVATVMLAPESGSLIQAVAAAPGIAIGPAHIQVLQAIDYPLRGESAAIERERLQNALNQVRSDIQGLIERAKAKAIREIFITHQEMLDDPELTDEVDTRLKLGESAQAAWMGVIEAAAKEQEALQDALLAERAADLRDVGRRVLAQLCGVETPNEPDQPYILVMDEVGPSDVARLDPTRVAGILTARGGATAHSAIVARALGIPALVGAGAAVLLLAPGTSLLLDGQRGRLHVDPDAATLQRAKEERDTREQRLKVAAEQRHEPALTRDGHAVEVFANIGESAGVASAVEQGAEGIGLLRTELIFMAHSQAPDEATQEAEYRKVLDGLAGRPLVVRTLDVGGDKPLPYWPIAKEENPFLGVRGIRLTLQRPQVMEAQLRALLRSADSRPLRIMFPMVGSVDEWRQARAMTERLRLEIPVADLQLGIMIEVPSAALLAPVLAKEVDFFSVGTNDLTQYTLAIDRGHPTLSAQADGLHPAVLQLIDITVRAAHAHGKWVGVCGELAADPLAVPVLVGLGVDELSVSARSIAEVKARVRELSLAQVQTLAQAALAVGSADDVRALVEAL from the coding sequence ATGCTCGAGCTCACTCTAGAGCAGATATCCATGGCGCAGACGGCTGTGGATAAAGACGCTGCACTGCAACTGCTCGCCGACAAACTGGTGGCCGATGGCCTGGTAGCCGAGGGTTACCTCGCTGGCTTGCAGGCCCGTGAAGCCCAGGGTTCGACCTTTCTTGGCCAAGGTATTGCCATCCCCCACGGCACCCCGCAGACCCGCGACCTGGTCTACTCCACCGGCGTGCGCCTGCTGCAATTCCCCGAAGGCGTGGACTGGGGCGATGGTCAGATTGTCTACCTGGCCATCGGCATCGCCGCCAAGTCCGACGAACACCTGCGCCTGCTGCAACTGCTGACCCGCGCCCTCGGCGAGACGGACCTGGGCCAGGCCTTGCGCCGCGCCGGTTCTGCCGAAGCGCTGCTGAAGCTGCTGCAAGGCGCGCCGCAGGAACTGGCCCTGGATGCCCAGATGATCGGCCTCGGTGTGTCGGCTGACGATTTTGAAGAGTTGGTATGGCGTGGCGCCCGCCTGTTGCGCCAGGCCGACTGCGTGAGCAACGGCTTTGCCGGTGTGTTGCAGCAAGTCGATGCGCTGCCCCTGGGCGATGGCTTGTGGTGGTTGCACAGCGAGCAGACCGTCAAGCGCCCGGGCCTGGCGTTCGTCACCCCGGACAAACCCATCCGTTACCTGGGCCAACCGCTGAGCGGACTGTTCTGCCTCGCCAGCCTCGGCGAGGCCCACCAGGCCTTGCTGGAAAGGCTCTGTGCCTTGCTGATCGAGGGCCGCGGCCACGAATTGGGCCGCGCCACCAGCAGCCGCAAGGTGTTGGAAGTGCTCGGCGGCGAATTGCCCGCCGACTGGCCCAGCGCGCGCATCGGCCTGGCCAACGCCCATGGCCTGCATGCACGCCCGGCGAAGATCCTCGCCCAGTTGGCGAAAAGCTTCGACGGCGAAATCCGTGTGCGCATTGTCGACGGCCAGGACAGCGCCGTGTCGGCCAAGAGCTTGAGCAAACTGCTGAGCCTGGGCGCCCGTCGCGGCCAGGTCTTGGAGTTCATCGCCGAACCGAGCATTGCCAACGACGCGTTGCCGGCACTGCTGGCCGCCATCGAAGAAGGCCTGGGCGAAGAGGTCGAACCGCTGCCGCCACCGAGTGCACCACGGGAAACCGTGATGGCCGAGGTCGCGACCGTCATGCTGGCGCCCGAATCCGGCAGCCTGATCCAGGCCGTCGCCGCCGCCCCGGGCATCGCCATCGGCCCGGCTCACATCCAGGTATTGCAGGCCATCGACTATCCGCTGCGCGGTGAATCGGCGGCCATCGAGCGCGAGCGCCTGCAGAACGCCTTGAACCAGGTGCGCAGTGATATCCAAGGCCTGATCGAACGCGCCAAGGCCAAGGCCATCCGCGAAATCTTCATCACCCACCAGGAAATGCTCGACGACCCGGAACTGACCGACGAAGTCGATACCCGCTTGAAGCTGGGCGAGAGTGCGCAAGCGGCGTGGATGGGGGTGATCGAAGCCGCCGCCAAAGAGCAGGAAGCCTTGCAGGATGCCTTGCTGGCCGAACGGGCCGCCGATCTGCGAGACGTCGGCCGTCGGGTGCTGGCGCAACTGTGTGGCGTCGAAACCCCTAACGAGCCCGATCAACCCTACATCCTGGTGATGGACGAAGTCGGCCCGTCCGACGTGGCCCGCCTGGACCCGACCCGTGTGGCGGGGATTCTCACCGCCCGTGGCGGCGCCACCGCCCACAGCGCCATCGTCGCCCGCGCCCTGGGCATTCCGGCGCTGGTGGGCGCTGGTGCGGCGGTATTGTTGCTGGCGCCGGGTACGTCCTTGCTGCTGGATGGCCAGCGCGGTCGCCTGCACGTCGACCCTGACGCCGCTACGTTGCAGCGCGCCAAGGAAGAGCGCGATACCCGCGAACAGCGTCTCAAGGTCGCGGCCGAGCAGCGCCACGAACCGGCGCTGACCCGTGACGGGCATGCCGTGGAAGTGTTCGCCAATATTGGTGAAAGCGCCGGCGTCGCCAGCGCGGTGGAGCAGGGCGCCGAAGGCATTGGCCTGTTGCGCACCGAACTGATTTTCATGGCCCACAGCCAGGCGCCGGACGAAGCGACCCAGGAAGCCGAATACCGCAAGGTGCTCGATGGCCTGGCCGGGCGGCCGCTGGTGGTGCGTACCCTCGATGTGGGCGGCGACAAGCCGCTGCCGTACTGGCCGATCGCGAAAGAAGAAAACCCGTTCCTCGGCGTGCGGGGCATTCGCCTGACTTTGCAGCGCCCGCAAGTCATGGAAGCGCAATTGCGGGCCTTGCTGCGCTCGGCGGACAGCCGTCCACTGCGGATCATGTTCCCGATGGTGGGCAGCGTCGATGAGTGGCGCCAGGCCCGGGCCATGACCGAGCGTCTGCGCCTGGAAATCCCGGTGGCGGACCTGCAACTGGGGATCATGATCGAAGTGCCGTCCGCCGCGTTGCTCGCGCCCGTGCTGGCCAAGGAAGTCGACTTCTTCAGCGTCGGCACCAATGACCTGACGCAATACACCCTGGCCATCGACCGGGGGCATCCGACCCTTTCGGCCCAGGCCGATGGCTTGCACCCGGCGGTGCTGCAACTGATCGACATCACCGTGCGCGCCGCCCATGCCCATGGCAAATGGGTCGGTGTGTGTGGCGAATTGGCGGCCGATCCGCTGGCGGTGCCGGTGCTGGTGGGCCTGGGCGTGGACGAGCTGAGTGTCTCGGCCCGTAGCATTGCCGAGGTCAAGGCGCGGGTTCGCGAACTGAGCCTGGCGCAAGTACAAACCCTGGCCCAAGCGGCCTTGGCCGTGGGCAGCGCCGATGACGTGCGCGCATTAGTGGAGGCGCTGTAA
- the cra gene encoding catabolite repressor/activator has translation MKLSDIAQLAGVSVTTASYVINGKAEQQRISSATVERVRAVVEEHGFTPNPQAAGLRSRHTRTLGFILPDLENPSYARIAKLLEQGARARGYQLLIASSDDAPDSERQLLQLFRARRCDALIVASCLPAGDDSYQQLQAKGIPIIAIDRVMEPAHFCSVISDDRQASLHLTRSLLETHPRQIALIGARPELSISQERAAGFREALAGFEGQVLIEHGESFSRECGRQLMDEMLARLGHLPDALITTSYVLLQGVFDALHDFPLKSRPLRLGTFGDTQLLDFLPLPVNAMSQQHQLIADKALELALAAIENDDYQPGVQAIARTFKQRIHQG, from the coding sequence TTGAAACTCAGTGATATTGCTCAATTGGCCGGTGTGTCTGTAACCACCGCCAGCTATGTCATCAATGGCAAGGCCGAACAGCAACGCATCAGCAGCGCCACCGTCGAACGGGTGCGGGCGGTGGTCGAGGAACACGGCTTCACGCCCAACCCCCAGGCCGCCGGGCTGCGCAGCCGGCACACCCGCACCCTGGGCTTCATCCTGCCAGACCTGGAAAACCCCAGTTACGCACGCATCGCCAAGTTGCTGGAACAAGGCGCACGGGCACGGGGCTATCAGTTGCTGATCGCCAGCTCCGACGATGCACCCGACAGTGAGCGGCAACTGTTGCAACTGTTCCGCGCCCGGCGCTGCGATGCGCTGATCGTCGCCAGCTGCCTGCCGGCCGGCGACGACAGCTACCAGCAGTTGCAGGCCAAGGGCATACCGATCATCGCCATCGACCGGGTGATGGAACCGGCGCATTTCTGCTCGGTAATCAGCGACGACCGCCAGGCCAGCCTGCACCTGACGCGCAGCCTGCTGGAGACCCACCCTCGGCAAATCGCCTTGATCGGCGCCCGTCCCGAATTGAGCATCAGCCAGGAACGGGCCGCAGGTTTTCGCGAAGCCTTGGCCGGGTTCGAGGGCCAGGTGTTGATCGAGCATGGCGAGTCGTTCAGCCGTGAATGCGGCCGGCAGTTGATGGATGAAATGCTCGCGCGCCTGGGGCATCTGCCTGATGCATTGATCACGACGTCCTATGTGCTGCTGCAAGGGGTGTTCGACGCCCTGCATGATTTCCCGCTCAAGTCGCGGCCATTACGCCTGGGCACGTTTGGTGACACGCAGTTGCTGGATTTCCTGCCGCTGCCGGTCAATGCCATGTCCCAACAACATCAGTTGATCGCCGACAAGGCCCTGGAACTGGCCCTGGCGGCCATCGAAAACGATGACTACCAGCCTGGCGTGCAGGCCATCGCGCGGACGTTCAAGCAGCGGATCCACCAGGGCTGA